The following proteins come from a genomic window of Trifolium pratense cultivar HEN17-A07 linkage group LG4, ARS_RC_1.1, whole genome shotgun sequence:
- the LOC123920017 gene encoding uncharacterized protein LOC123920017, whose translation MADIVKQLLAKPIQLADQVSKAAEEGSSSFKSECLELKSKTEKLASLLRQAARSSSDLYERPTRRIIGDTEQVLEKALTLVLKCKVNGLMKRVFSIVPSAAFRKMSSHLENSIGDVSWLLRVSAPAEEGSYECLGLPPIASNEPILGLIWEQIAILHNGSFDDRSDAAASLVSLVRDNDRNGKLIIEEGGVGPLLKLLKEGKKEGQENAAKAIGLLGRDAESVEVMIHAGVCSVFAKILKEGPMKVQAVVAWAVSELVSKYPKCQDVFAQHNIVRLLVSHIAFETVQEHSKYAIVSNKPNSIHAVVMASSNGAAAVGNNGDMSGSNDVKKETEDEVKIRMNHPLGDRSTNQMHKVVTSTMAKHAASANSNKNQKTDESGEAGLNSHSQVAGQSNGNGNGNGNTKQSYSYSGINMKGRELEDDASKAHMKAMAAKALRYLAKGNSGICRSITESRALLCFAILLEKGPEEVKYNSALALKEITAVAEEDPELRRSAFKPNTPACKAVVDQVIDIIDKEDKRLLIPCIKVIGSLARTFRATETRIIGPLVRLLDEREAEVSKEAADSLAKFACNDNYLHLDHSKAIISFGGAKHLVQLVYLGEQPAVQHSALVLLSYIALHVPDSEELARAEILGVLEWASKQPNMTQHETIEALLQESKSRLELYQSRGSRGFQKLHQ comes from the coding sequence ATGGCAGACATAGTAAAACAACTTTTAGCAAAACCGATCCAATTAGCAGACCAAGTAAGCAAAGCAGCAGAAGAAGGAAGTTCATCATTCAAATCAGAATGTTTAGAATTAAAATCCAAAACCGAAAAACTCGCTTCTCTTCTCCGACAAGCCGCAAGATCAAGCTCCGATTTATACGAAAGACCAACACGTCGAATCATCGGAGACACCGAACAAGTTCTCGAAAAAGCATTAACCTTAGTTCTCAAATGTAAAGTCAACGGTCTCATGAAACGCGTTTTCAGCATAGTACCTTCCGCCGCTTTTCGGAAAATGTcttctcatcttgagaattcaATCGGTGATGTTTCATGGCTTCTCCGTGTTTCAGCTCCGGCTGAAGAAGGTAGTTATGAATGTTTAGGTCTTCCACCTATTGCTTCTAATGAACCGATTTTAGGTTTAATTTGGGAACAAATTGCGATTCTTCATAATGGATCTTTTGATGATCGATCTGATGCTGCTGCTTCTTTGGTTTCTCTTGTTCGCGATAATGATCGGAATGGGAAATTGATTATTGAAGAAGGTGGTGTTGGTCCTTTGTTGAAACTTTTGAAAGAAGGTAAAAAAGAAGGTCAAGAAAATGCTGCTAAAGCTATTGGACTTTTAGGTCGTGATGCTGAAAGTGTTGAGGTTATGATTCATGCTGGTGTTTGTTCTGTTTTTGCAAAGATTCTTAAAGAAGGTCCTATGAAAGTTCAAGCTGTTGTAGCTTGGGCTGTTTCTGAACTTGTTTCTAAGTATCCTAAATGTCAAGATGTTTTTGCTCAGCATAATATTGTTAGGTTACTTGTTAGTCATATTGCATTTGAAACTGTTCAGGAACATAGTAAATATGCCATTGTTAGTAATAAGCCGAATTCCATTCATGCTGTTGTGATGGCTAGTAGTAATGGTGCTGCTGCTGTTGGTAATAATGGTGATATGTCGGGTTCGAATGATGTGAAAAAAGAAACTGAAGATGAGGTGAAAATTCGGATGAATCATCCTTTAGGTGATAGGTCTACGAATCAGATGCATAAAGTGGTGACTAGTACTATGGCAAAGCATGCTGCAAGTGCAAACAGCAACAAGAATCAGAAAACTGATGAAAGTGGTGAAGCGGGTCTAAACTCTCATTCTCAGGTGGCTGGTCAATCAAATGGGAATGGGAACGGGAATGGTAACACGAAGCAAAGCTATTCGTATTCTGGAATTAACATGAAGGGAAGGGAACTTGAGGATGATGCCAGTAAGGCTCACATGAAGGCAATGGCAGCAAAGGCTCTTAGGTATTTAGCAAAGGGTAACTCGGGGATTTGTCGTAGCATAACAGAATCAAGGGCTTTGTTATGCTTTGCGATTCTACTTGAGAAAGGACCTGAAGAAGTGAAGTATAATTCTGCTTTGGCGTTGAAAGAGATTACTGCAGTGGCTGAGGAAGATCCTGAGTTGAGACGATCGGCGTTCAAACCTAACACTCCAGCTTGTAAAGCGGTTGTTGATCAAGTGATTGATATTATCGACAAAGAAGATAAGAGACTCTTGATTCCTTGTATCAAGGTTATTGGAAGTTTGGCAAGGACGTTCAGGGCAACTGAGACAAGGATTATTGGTCCGTTGGTTCGACTTCTTGACGAAAGAGAGGCTGAAGTATCAAAAGAGGCTGCAGACTCACTTGCAAAATTCGCCTGCAATGATAACTATCTCCACCTTGATCACTCTAAGGCAATTATAAGCTTTGGTGGTGCAAAACACTTGGTTCAGCTTGTGTATCTTGGGGAGCAACCAGCAGTTCAACATTCTGCCTTGGTTCTGCTATCCTATATTGCATTGCATGTGCCAGACAGCGAAGAACTTGCTCGAGCCGAGATTCTTGGAGTTCTTGAATGGGCGTCCAAGCAACCTAACATGACTCAGCATGAAACCATTGAGGCATTGTTGCAAGAATCCAAGAGTAGGCTTGAGCTTTACCAGTCTAGAGGTTCAAGAGGGTTCCAAAAACTACATCAATAA
- the LOC123922833 gene encoding uncharacterized protein LOC123922833 — protein sequence MDAADNLIWHPRVPLKVSILARRLLRDRLPTRVNLVTRRVLSPTAHTCVFGCGDAESAHHLFISCDFAGSLWDLVRSWIGIPLVDFVSLRDHFIQFTSSAGGSRARRSFLQLIWLACIWVVWTERNHRLFRGSVDLPQVLLDKIKLQSWYVLCQGG from the exons ATGGATGCTGCGGATAATCTTATTTGGCACCCTcgggttcctttgaaggtttccattcttgCACGGCGTTTATTGCGTGACAGATTGCCCACGAGAGTGAATCTGGTTACTCGTCGGGTTTTATCGCCTACAGCTCATACGTGTGTTTTTGGGTGTGGTGATGCTGAGTCGGCTCATCATTTATTCATATCTTGCGATTTTGCTGGctctctttgggatttagtgcGGTCATGGATCGGCATTCCTTTGGTGGATTTTGTTTCTTTGCGCGATCACTTTATTCAGTTCACATCCTCAGCAGGTGGATCTCGAGCGCGCCGTTCTTTTCTtcagctcatttggcttgcttgcATTTGGGTCGTATGGACGGAGAGAAATCATCGACTGTTCAGAGGATCAGTAGATTTGCCACAggttttgttggacaagatcaagct TCAGTCATGGTACGTCTTGTGCCAGGGAGGCTGA
- the LOC123881414 gene encoding cold shock protein 1 — protein sequence MAEERFTGVVLWFSNSKGFGFIKPDNGSDDVFVHQSSIRSDGFRTLVDGDLVEFSIASSDNDKTKAVDVTGPNGAPLGGGGGGRGFRGADRRNGGGGGGGCYNCGDTGHIARECNRINNSGGGGGGNAGCYNCGETGHIARDCNRSNNSGGGGGGGRECYTCGAFGHIARDCMRGGNIGGGIDRGSGGGTSCYRCGGFGHIARDCATPSSGNSSGGCYNCGEVGHIARDCSVEGGRFDGGGNGRFDGGNRRYGGGGDGGKTTCFNCGKPGHFARECVEASV from the coding sequence ATGGCGGAAGAAAGATTCACCGGTGTGGTTCTATGGTTCAGCAACAGCAAAGGCTTCGGTTTCATCAAACCCGATAACGGTTCCGATGATGTCTTCGTTCATCAATCTTCCATCAGATCCGATGGATTCCGCACTCTTGTTGATGGCGATCTCGTCGAATTCTCCATCGCATCCAGCGACAACGACAAAACCAAAGCCGTCGATGTCACTGGTCCTAACGGCGCTCCTCTTGGCGGAGGTGGCGGCGGTCGTGGATTTAGGGGTGCTGATAGGCGTAATGGTGGCGGCGGCGGCGGTGGCTGTTACAACTGTGGTGATACTGGCCACATCGCTAGGGAATGCAACCGGATCAATAACTCCGGCGGAGGTGGCGGTGGAAACGCAGGCTGTTATAACTGCGGTGAAACTGGCCACATCGCTAGGGATTGCAACCGGAGCAATAACTCCGGCGGAGGTGGAGGTGGAGGCCGTGAATGTTATACTTGCGGCGCGTTTGGACATATCGCTAGGGATTGCATGCGTGGAGGCAACATCGGAGGCGGAATTGACCGTGGCAGCGGTGGTGGCACTTCATGCTACAGATGTGGCGGATTCGGTCACATTGCAAGAGATTGCGCTACTCCAAGCAGCGGAAACAGCAGCGGTGGTTGCTATAACTGCGGCGAGGTCGGTCACATTGCTAGGGATTGCAGCGTTGAAGGCGGAAGATTTGATGGCGGTGGCAACGGAAGGTTTGATGGTGGCAACAGAAGGTATGGCGGCGGCGGGGATGGAGGGAAGACCACATGCTTCAATTGTGGGAAGCCTGGACATTTTGCAAGGGAGTGCGTTGAGGCTTCTGTTTGA
- the LOC123922834 gene encoding protein STIG1-like, which yields MSTLATQFVTIVTLLLVLLIKIDGDSISPIPNDEVNKNSTTNIVAEVGVDQIDPVDCTNRPEICSNGEFPPRSVCCRNRCVDLTSDINNCGFCGFSCPSNNWHCCNRLCINTNFSPLNCGGCGNTCPIGRLCLLGTCAFTPPAEPTPVVPTPAVPTPAQPAPVQPTPVQPAQPPLLPPGLPEQKSLKMSNHQPDQYPKHPSPDGGLSDRNQLNKIFGTYLVPITLQSSTEK from the exons ATGAGTACTCTAGCAACACAATTTGTAACAATTGTGACATTGCTTCTTGTGTTGCTAATCAAAATTGATGGAGATTCAATTTCACCAATTCCAAATGATGAAGTGAACAAAAATTCCACCACCAACATTGTTGCGGAAGTTGGTGTGGATCAAATAGACCCAGTTGATTGCACTAATAGACCAGAGATATGTAGTAATGGAGAATTTCCACCAAGAAGTGTATGTTGTAGAAACCGTTGTGTGGATCTTACAAGTGATATAAATAATTGTGGATTTTGTGGGTTTAGTTGTCCTTCAAATAATTGGCATTGTTGTAATCGTTTGTGTATAAACACAAACTTTAGCCCTTTGAATTGTGGTGGATGTGGTAATACATGTCCTATTGGAAGATTATGCTTACTTGGTACATGTGCCTTTACACCACCGGCGGAGCCTACACCGGTAGTGCCCACACCGGCGGTGCCCACACCGGCACAGCCGGCACCAGTGCAGCCGACACCAGTACAGCCAGCACAACCACCACTTCTCCCTCCAGGGTTGCCGGAACAAAAATCATTGAAGATGTCCAATCACCAGCCTGATCAATATCCTAAACACCCAAGTCCCGATGga GGACTGAGTGATCGAAATCAACTTAATAAGATTTTTGGTACATACTTAGTTCCTATTACATTACAAAGCTCCACTGAAAAGTAA
- the LOC123924086 gene encoding LOW QUALITY PROTEIN: uncharacterized protein LOC123924086 (The sequence of the model RefSeq protein was modified relative to this genomic sequence to represent the inferred CDS: substituted 1 base at 1 genomic stop codon), with product MAVGQVCPHRLVVXDISLSRRQQGFDFHWG from the coding sequence ATGGCGGTCGGGCAAGTATGCCCCCATCGTCTAGTGGTTTAGGACATCTCTCTTTCAAGGAGGCAACAGGGATTCGACTTCCACTGGGGATAG
- the LOC123922835 gene encoding protein MAIN-LIKE 2-like, giving the protein MSTKKSNTFCIYHSRIATLISPNSGKLVTTHFLKPCSKNSTPTLISPQTLFQINQYPHPKIHFKGWNNPQTKWGDWVEKLTAEQAYTWNKTGICDALLSSLHHFPVPRNPSLILALVQHWSPKTNTFVFPWGEATITLEDVMILGGFSVLGESVKLPLSSDLLSIEAKLIEIRRRMLKSKSKKVSHNAWLKFFKEGLEEENCDLFNLEHVGFLCLWLSRFVFPSCSDSVIDPRVFSIAIHLSQGKRMALASSVLASIYHNLSLLKEKLVSSSSSVKDFDVKVNGLFQLVQQWLFERFPILGPKYPNELKKGEPRAARWHKLNSESEHASFEFILSKLESGENFVWRPYVLDLKNWCFVSHYKESEQFVNDGSNSDLEEELRCFGVCLCADEVIGLDCVEMYMPYRVTMQFGIDQDVPPNEFIVMSPCYNENFSFYVPSKYYKPCVSLEYHNWWKKSKVIEGKNVDGLDLVDDVVMIAKQYCEDENHASIASIENGSKRKSSSNNESKDNEGESGTKRRVLKKNESSSICGFNNDIGVGDCEVLFMSGKGKKQLGVGSYDNPLDVEDYGCTILGTSSSHPISI; this is encoded by the coding sequence atgtcaacaaaaaaatcaaacactTTCTGCATCTACCATTCTCGTATTGCAACATTGATTTCTCCAAACTCAGGGAAACTAGTTACCACACACTTCCTCAAACCATGTTCCAAAAACAGTACTCCAACATTGATTTCTCCTCAAACACTGTTTCAAATCAACCAATATCCTCATCCTAAAATTCACTTCAAAGGGTGGAATAATCCACAAACAAAATGGGGTGATTGGGTTGAAAAATTAACAGCAGAACAAGCTTACACATGGAACAAAACAGGTATTTGTGATGCCCTTTTGTCTTCTCTTCACCATTTTCCTGTTCCTCGCAACCCATCTTTGATTCTTGCTTTAGTTCAACATTGGTCTCCAAAAaccaatacttttgtttttccttGGGGTGAAGCAACTATTACACTTGAAGATGTGATGATTCTTGGTGGATTTTCAGTTCTTGGAGAATCGGTGAAACTTCCTCTTTCTTCTGATTTGCTTTCAATAGAAGCTAAATTGATCGAAATTCGAAGGAGAATGTTGAAAAGTAAGTCCAAAAAAGTAAGTCATAATGCTTGGTTAAAGTTCTTTAAAGAGGGTTTAGAAGAAGAAAACTGTGATCTTTTTAATCTTGAGCATGTGGGTTTTCTTTGTTTATGGTTATCGAGATTTGTTTTTCCTTCATGTTCTGATTCTGTTATCGATCCACGTGTTTTTTCGATTGCTATTCATTTGTCTCAAGGTAAAAGAATGGCTCTTGCATCTTCTGTTCTTGCTAGCATTTATCATAATTTGAGTTTGCTTAAAGAAAAATTagtgtcttcttcttcttctgtgAAAGATTTTGATGTGAAAGTTAATGGTCTATTTCAACTTGTGCAACAATGGTTATTTGAAAGGTTTCCAATtcttggaccaaaataccctaATGAACTGAAAAAGGGTGAGCCTAGAGCTGCAAGGTGGCACAAATTAAATTCTGAATCTGAGCATGCTAGTTTTGAATTCATTTTGTCTAAGTTGGAATCAGGAGAAAATTTCGTGTGGCGTCCTTATGTccttgatttgaaaaattggtGCTTTGTTTCTCATTACAAAGAAAGTGAACAATTTGTTAATGATGGTTCAAATTCTGATTTAGAAGAGGAGTTGAGATGTTTTGGAGTGTGTTTGTGTGCTGATGAGGTTATTGGTTTGGATTGTGTTGAGATGTATATGCCATATAGGGTAACAATGCAATTTGGAATTGATCAAGATGTTCCTCCTAATGAGTTCATTGTTATGAGTCCATGTTACAATGAAAATTTTAGCTTTTATGTTccttcaaaatattacaagccTTGTGTGTCATTGGAATATCACAATTGGTGGAAGAAATCAAAGGTCATTGAAGGAAAAAATGTGGATGGTTTAGATTTGGTAGATGATGTAGTGATGATTGCAAAGCAATATTGTGAAGATGAAAATCATGCATCAATTGCTTCTATTGAAAATGGTTCAAAGAGAAAATCATCAAGCAATAATGAAAGTAAGGATAATGAAGGTGAGAGTGGAACCAAGAGAAgggttttgaagaaaaatgaatCATCATCCATTTGTGGATTCAACAATGATATTGGTGTTGGAGATTGTGAAGTATTGTTCATGAGTGGAAAAGGGAAAAAACAACTTGGTGTAGGAAGTTATGATAACCCTTTGGATGTTGAAGATTATGGATGCACCATTTTGGGGACTTCTTCATCTCACCCTATAAGTATTTGA
- the LOC123922836 gene encoding protein STIG1-like, translating into MSTLATQFVTIVTLLLVSLIKIDGDSISPIPNDEVNKNFTTNIVVEVGVDQIDPVDCTNRPEICSNGEFPPRSVCCRNRCVDLTSDINNCGFCGFSCPSNNWHCCNRLCINTNFSPLNCGGCGNTCPIGRLCLHGTCAFTPPAEPTPTVPTPAVPTPAQPAPVQPTPVQPAQPPFLPPGLPEQKSLKMSNHQPDQYPRHPSPNGAQNDRHIS; encoded by the exons ATGAGTACTCTAGCAACACAATTTGTAACAATTGTGACATTGCTTCTTGTGTCCCTAATCAAAATTGATGGAGATTCAATTTCACCAATTCCAAATGATGAAGTGAACAAAAATTTCACCACCAACATTGTTGTGGAAGTTGGTGTGGATCAAATAGACCCAGTTGATTGCACTAATAGACCAGAGATATGTAGCAATGGAGAATTTCCACCAAGAAGTGTATGTTGTAGAAACCGTTGTGTGGATCTTACAAGTGATATAAATAATTGTGGATTTTGTGGGTTTAGTTGTCCTTCAAATAATTGGCATTGTTGTAATCGTTTGTGTATAAACACAAACTTTAGCCCTTTGAATTGTGGTGGATGTGGTAATACATGTCCTATTGGAAGATTATGCTTACATGGTACATGTGCTTTTACACCACCAGCGGAGCCTACACCGACAGTGCCCACACCGGCGGTGCCCACACCGGCACAGCCGGCACCGGTGCAGCCGACACCTGTACAGCCAGCACAACCACCATTTCTCCCTCCAGGGTTGCCGGAACAAAAATCATTGAAGATGTCCAATCACCAGCCTGATCAATATCCTAGACACCCAAGTCCCAATGga GCCCAAAATGATCGTCACATAAGttaa
- the LOC123922839 gene encoding protein STIG1-like has product MSTLATQFVTIVALLLVLLIKIDGDSISPILNDEVNKNSTTKIVVVEVGVDQIDPVDCTNRPEICSNGEFPPRSVCCRNRCVDLTSDINNCGFCGVSCPLNNWRCCNRVCVNTNLSPLNCGGCGNTCPVGRLCLLGTCTFMPPAPKQPTPEQTAQPPLLLPGLPEQKSLKMPNFRSDQYSKQPSPIRPME; this is encoded by the coding sequence ATGAGTACTCTAGCAACACAATTTGTAACAATTGTGGCATTGCTTCTTGTGTTGCTAATCAAAATTGATGGAGATTCAATTTCACCAATTCTAAATGATGAAGTGAACAAAAATTCCACCACCAAGATTGTTGTTGTGGAAGTTGGTGTGGATCAAATAGACCCAGTTGATTGCACTAATAGACCAGAGATATGTAGCAATGGAGAATTTCCACCAAGAAGTGTATGTTGTAGAAACCGGTGTGTGGATCTTACAAGCGATATAAATaattgtgggttttgtggggtTAGTTGTCCTTTAAATAATTGGCGTTGTTGTAATCGTGTGTGTGTAAACACAAACTTAAGCCCTTTGAATTGTGGTGGATGTGGTAATACATGTCCTGTTGGAAGGTTATGCTTACTTGGTACATGTACTTTTATGCCACCGGCACCGAAGCAGCCGACACCGGAGCAGACGGCACAACCACCACTTCTCCTTCCAGGGTTGCCGGAACAAAAATCATTAAAGATGCCCAATTTTCGGTCTGATCAATATTCTAAACAACCAAGTCCAATAAGACCAATGgagtaa
- the LOC123882341 gene encoding thaumatin-like protein 1b isoform X2, with the protein MEASTQISITILFLFHSLRGLHSATFTIVNKCSYPVWPGILSGAGTVQLATKGFDLKPGESNDVAVPTGWSGRIWGRTLCSTDSAGKFSCITGDCGSSKVECSGSSAIPPATLAEFTLNGAGGMDFYDVSLVDGYNLPMLIEPHGSGGNCTRAGCSVDLNGWCPTELKVKVAVEGEANGEKSVACKSACEAFGDPLYCCSGAYATPQTCKPSSYSQFFKSACPRAYSYAYDDVQSSQGMENSHLEWTYGPDTTVAMLMSQPT; encoded by the exons ATGGAAGCTTCAACTCAAATTTCTATCACTATTCTCTTTCTATTTCATTCCTTAAGAG GTTTACATTCCGCCACATTTACAATTGTAAACAAGTGCAGTTACCCTGTTTGGCCGGGGATTTTGTCCGGTGCTGGAACGGTACAACTAGCAACGAAAGGCTTTGACCTAAAACCGGGTGAATCCAACGATGTTGCTGTGCCAACAGGTTGGTCCGGCCGCATATGGGGCCGAACACTTTGTTCCACTGACTCTGCTGGAAAATTCTCTTGCATCACCGGAGACTGTGGCTCCTCTAAGGTAGAATGCAGCGGCAGCAGTGCTATCCCGCCTGCAACACTCGCGGAGTTCACCTTGAACGGTGCTGGAGGAATGGATTTCTACGACGTCAGCCTGGTGGACGGTTACAACCTTCCCATGTTGATAGAACCGCATGGCAGCGGAGGAAACTGCACGAGGGCAGGTTGTTCGGTGGACTTAAACGGATGGTGTCCGACGGAGCTGAAGGTGAAAGTTGCAGTGGAAGGAGAAGCGAATGGTGAGAAGAGTGTGGCATGTAAAAGCGCATGTGAAGCATTTGGGGATCCATTATACTGCTGCAGTGGCGCTTATGCGACTCCGCAGACATGTAAGCCAAGTTCGTACTCACAATTCTTCAAGAGTGCGTGCCCGCGCGCTTATAGCTATGCCTACGATGATG TTCAATCAAGTCAGGGAATGGAAAATTCCCATTTGGAGTGGACATATGGGCCGGACACGACCGTGGCCATGCTGATGAGCCAACCAACATGA
- the LOC123882341 gene encoding thaumatin-like protein 1b isoform X1, giving the protein MEASTQISITILFLFHSLRGLHSATFTIVNKCSYPVWPGILSGAGTVQLATKGFDLKPGESNDVAVPTGWSGRIWGRTLCSTDSAGKFSCITGDCGSSKVECSGSSAIPPATLAEFTLNGAGGMDFYDVSLVDGYNLPMLIEPHGSGGNCTRAGCSVDLNGWCPTELKVKVAVEGEANGEKSVACKSACEAFGDPLYCCSGAYATPQTCKPSSYSQFFKSACPRAYSYAYDDGTSTFTCTSADYLITFCPLHSNSSIKSGNGKFPFGVDIWAGHDRGHADEPTNMMTLVIGTVLMTIWWQLIS; this is encoded by the exons ATGGAAGCTTCAACTCAAATTTCTATCACTATTCTCTTTCTATTTCATTCCTTAAGAG GTTTACATTCCGCCACATTTACAATTGTAAACAAGTGCAGTTACCCTGTTTGGCCGGGGATTTTGTCCGGTGCTGGAACGGTACAACTAGCAACGAAAGGCTTTGACCTAAAACCGGGTGAATCCAACGATGTTGCTGTGCCAACAGGTTGGTCCGGCCGCATATGGGGCCGAACACTTTGTTCCACTGACTCTGCTGGAAAATTCTCTTGCATCACCGGAGACTGTGGCTCCTCTAAGGTAGAATGCAGCGGCAGCAGTGCTATCCCGCCTGCAACACTCGCGGAGTTCACCTTGAACGGTGCTGGAGGAATGGATTTCTACGACGTCAGCCTGGTGGACGGTTACAACCTTCCCATGTTGATAGAACCGCATGGCAGCGGAGGAAACTGCACGAGGGCAGGTTGTTCGGTGGACTTAAACGGATGGTGTCCGACGGAGCTGAAGGTGAAAGTTGCAGTGGAAGGAGAAGCGAATGGTGAGAAGAGTGTGGCATGTAAAAGCGCATGTGAAGCATTTGGGGATCCATTATACTGCTGCAGTGGCGCTTATGCGACTCCGCAGACATGTAAGCCAAGTTCGTACTCACAATTCTTCAAGAGTGCGTGCCCGCGCGCTTATAGCTATGCCTACGATGATGGTACTAGCACCTTCACTTGTACCTCCGCGGATTATCTCATTACTTTCTGTCCCTTACATTCCAACAG TTCAATCAAGTCAGGGAATGGAAAATTCCCATTTGGAGTGGACATATGGGCCGGACACGACCGTGGCCATGCTGATGAGCCAACCAACATGATGACACTAGTTATTGGCACTGTTCTGATGACAATTTGGTGGCAACTGATCAGTTAG